TTGAAGAAGCTTCACTCAAAGGCAGCCTTAAGCATTACAGCATGGCCACCCTGAGAGGCTGAGCCAGGGTGGGGACAAAGGGCGGGGTTGGCTGTGTTGTGATGTGCTGTGACACCTGTGACATCACAGGGCACGTGTCACAATGGGAGCAGCTATAAAAGGCCCCAGCAGGTGACGCTGGCTCAGTGTTGCTTGGGCAAGCGGTGAGTGCACACGTGgtggggaggctgggctggggacaagggctggGGCAGAAACGCTGCACCTGGGGCTGGGTTCTCCCCctgcatgcagggacagcccctgatgggagagccctgggcagggcaccctgctgctgctgctgctggggcagtgggacagtTCTTGGTGCCTGCCAGCTGTCTTGGgccctgtccttcctgctccccGAGCCCTGAGGATTCccgtccctgctgcccccactgCCGGCTGcctccctcacagccccactcaAGGccttctctccatcctcctgcagaccATGAAAGCCGCAGTATTGCTTTTCGTGCTTTTGAAGAGCCTCATCCACTACCCACAGCTCGTGGGTGATGCTCAGGCTGAGGAAACACGTCTGCGCATGGAAGCGCgtgcaaagcagctggaatGGGAGAGGATTCGGATGGAGCGCGAGGCGGAGCAGCTCATCCTGAAGCAGGCGCAGCtcgtgctgctcctgcagctcttaGCTGTTACTGTGCTCCTAATTCTTGTTGTGGTCCTATGGTTGATGGGGTGCAAAAGGAGCCCTAGGAGAGAAGAGTATGAAGATGAAAACAGTGGTGCAAATGAAGAGGAAGTCAGAAATGGGGATGCAAATGTGGAAGTCAGTATTGGAAACGCAGAAGAAGATGATGCGAATCGGGAGGAAGGTAACAATGATGACGGAAATGTAGAGGAAGTCGGCAATGTTGCTGCAGATGGAGAAGATAATGTTGAAAACAGAGATGTCAATGGGTctgcaaatgaagaaaacaatgaCCTTGCAGTCTATGAAAGACACAATGATTTTGATGATAGCATTGGAAGAATTCTACTGGAACGCATACAGTGGCCTGTGCAGGACCTGCAGAAAGGCTGTGCGTGGACAATGAACCTCATGGATGCTTATGCACATTACTTTGGACACGTCTTATCCAACAGCTTCTACCCAGTCCTGCAAAGAGCCATCGGGGTGGGCAGCGCCTTCGAAGGTTGGAGTCCCCGAGAGCAGGATGTTGTGTACCAGGTGCTCATACCCATGACTCCTCCCCGAGGCCACAGcttccacctggagctggactctgcagagcagaggcaggggagGAACTTCCGTGTCCGCGTGCAGCTGGAGTGCAcctgcagcaaggagcagcaggctgagaacatgctgtgcttcctgcaccaccccgaggaggagctgaggagcaaTCAGGATCCCAGCCTCCTGGACACCCTGTGCACCAACTCCTACCTGGATGTGCAGAAAACTGCTCGCTGGTTCTACCAGCTGGTGAGAGCCATCTGGCCAGCTTTGCCGCAGTCACACAACTGGCATTTAAAGCTGCTGCCCTCCAGACGTTCCTGCCAATTCCAGGTGACCAATGGCATAGAAATCTTCAGGATTGAGATGCTGTTTGGGGTGCAGATAGGCAACTCCGACGTCTTTGTGAGCAGTGAGCCTAAAGAGGACCACACCCAAAACACAACCTGGCCTGAGAGCTATGCTGTGGCAGAGATGAAGTTCTTCCAGCACATCGCCAGACAGGCACCTCCTGACAGTGTGCACCTGAGATGCCTGCAGTTCTTCACCCGTCTTGTGCTGGGCTTCTGCTTTCCCACCAACACCATGAAGACTCTTGTCATGCACCTGCTCAATGCGGTGCCTGTGTCACGGTGGCGCAGTAGAGATTTGCTGCAGCGACTGCTGGATATCAGCGATAGCCTGTGCTTATGTGTGCTAGCAAAACGCCTCAACCACTTCTTTGTCGGGAACCAGAGGTTGCCTCAGGACATCCGTTTACCCCCAGATGTTCAAATGGCTCGGCCGTACAATCTCTTCTATCGCCTGGCAGAGGAACCAGCTGAACACAACCAGGCGATAAACGACTACCAGGTTTTGCGAACGTGGTTCAGAAGAATCCTTCTCAGTGAACAGTGACATAGAATTCtaatgcacagagctgtgcttgtgctgctcaCATCTGGCAGCAGAGAGACACCTCATAGAACATATTAAgtgctttaaagaaaagagaatatgTGCAACAGCTCTGGCGAAGgtcccacagcctctcctgccgCCTCAGCACGTGGACAGCCACAGGAGGGTTTATTCTACTTCCTTGcatcatttcatttttaaaaaagccaccCGGATCTACATAAACGCCTTCTGGAATTTCCCCACTCCTAAGAATGTGCATGAAGAGAGAGCATGTCGTACATGTAGGGCCAAAGTCATCTAAGCCCACCTGTAACATGCAGTTGTATCCGGCCTTTCAGAAGGACCATGAAAAATTTAGAccatgaaagcagcagaaatgtgggacagaaaaaaaaacagggcaAAAAGACCCAGTGGAAACGACAGCCCTGTTTGGCTGGCATCATTCAATGGACGGAAGAGACATGGACATCATTCGTACCCGGAAGAGACACCTTTATGTCAGCACTGGACAAACTGTCTTGGAACTTGTGAAGTTAGATTTTGGTGCTTTAGGCACTAACTTcatcaggatatttttttaaatgagcaaagtAGCTAACAGTTGCTAAATTGTTGTTTACTGtagaagcacatcagtctcaaaagcaaAGTCACAGACATTATAGTCCACGCTAAGTTTTGGTATAAAGTTGtaaatagaagcagaagctgttcCTGGAGGTCCCGGTGGGGCCGATGTTTCTGGGCAGCTCTTGTCTTCTTCTCAGGTGTTGATGGTGgcagcaagcaaagcaaagcaaagcaaagcaaagcaaagcaaagcaaagcaaagcaaagcaaaagcaatggcCAAAAGCCATGGCAAAAAGCACTAGCTATTCCCAAGGCACGCTTTTGTAGAGAAGTTTCTTAACAGgctaagacacaaactcggATCACCAGcccttaacctattagaattctagttttttagcacaccaggttatgtataaaCTATGCATATGGTCTAccttgttctatctgaaaaatgtaagcaatattcttagTATAGATCTTTTATGTATAAAACCATGTTCCTGGAGGCTCCACTGAAAACACTAGTATGTTTTTCATCCTTCACTAGAACTTGGACTTTTACTCTGGCATCTGAAACTCTTCACTCACTAAAAGCACAAGAGCTTCTGTTGAAACTTACTTGCTTAAAACATAAACTTACACCTCTATTATATGTATGAGTGGCTTCACATACTTTAATCCATTGTAAGGCTTTctttcaatccctgcactctgatttctctctaaagaattcagagagaccctCAATTCCCTGACTCCAACATAACTGACCTGAAATTTTGTAGATATAAGAATTTAGTTGGTTTTTGTCATAGATATATGTATGGTGTATACATATTATATACTTGGAAGAGTATTAATTATCATatattgtaaaacaaaataacacaaaacaATATGAAATATGTTGATATTATATcctgataaaaaataattctggagaGTTGAATATGTAATTATGGTTAAATAacaagaataagaataagaataagaataagaataagaataagaataagaataagaataagaataagaataaggataaggataaggataagaataagaataagaataagaataagaataagaataagaataagaataagaataagaataagaataagaataagaataagaataagaataagaataagaataagaaaaagaataagaataagaataaggaTTAGGATAAGGATTAGGATAaggataagaataagaataagaataagaataagaataagaataagaataagaataagaataagaataagaataaggataagaataaggataaggataaggataaggattaggataaggataaggattAGGATAtaggataaggataaggataaggataaggataaggataaggataaggataaggataagaataagaataagaataagaataagaataagaataagaataaggataagaataagaataagaataagaataagaataagaataagaataagaattaGGATAAGAAttaggataaggataaggataagaataagaagaataagaataagaataataataagaataagaataagaataagaataagaataagaataagaataagaataagaataagaataagaataagaataagaatagaGCACATATTAAGTATCACTGTCTGTTGTGAGATGTACAAATGCCCTCAGTGCAATTATATCTGGAAAGATTTTCATAGAGAAGATATATTTATAATGTATATAACTCAGAGATAGATATTCTATAGgcattatatatttatataactaTATGATATATATTATTCATCCTATGCATAcaatatattacatatattatttTATCACAAGTAAAGCCATATCTGTGGTTGCTGTCTGTTGTGACCTATATTAGTGCTCTATAGTCAGTGCATTTCTGATTGGAGGGCTGTGAACTGCTTTATTCTTGTTTCAATAAAATACAACATATCAGAATGGGGATTGTGCAAGACTTTATTGATCTCCGCCAGACCTACACCACTGGTAAAAGTCACACATTGGGAAACTGGGCCCGTGAGCTGCCTGCTTGAAATCAACCAAACTGACAGTGCTGAACAGGTTCTAATCAGAAATTaagcccagctgtccccagcccctgtgatcacagaatcacagactggctTGGCTTGGAAGGCTCCTCAGAAATTgccttgtcccagccctgctgccaaggacagggacaccttgcactgggccaggatgctccaagcgccacccagcctggcctggagcactgccagggacggggcagccacagctcctgtgggcaGCGTgggccagggcctcagcagccccaggggccaGAATTTCCTGCACTCCTCCAGCCTAAACcctccctgtggcactgggaagcCACCGGCCCTGgcgctgtccctgcaggccctggcacacagcccccgtgcaggtctgtgctg
This region of Oenanthe melanoleuca isolate GR-GAL-2019-014 unplaced genomic scaffold, OMel1.0 S416, whole genome shotgun sequence genomic DNA includes:
- the LOC130266979 gene encoding inositol 1,4,5-trisphosphate receptor-interacting protein-like 1 — protein: MKAAVLLFVLLKSLIHYPQLVGDAQAEETRLRMEARAKQLEWERIRMEREAEQLILKQAQLVLLLQLLAVTVLLILVVVLWLMGCKRSPRREEYEDENSGANEEEVRNGDANVEVSIGNAEEDDANREEGNNDDGNVEEVGNVAADGEDNVENRDVNGSANEENNDLAVYERHNDFDDSIGRILLERIQWPVQDLQKGCAWTMNLMDAYAHYFGHVLSNSFYPVLQRAIGVGSAFEGWSPREQDVVYQVLIPMTPPRGHSFHLELDSAEQRQGRNFRVRVQLECTCSKEQQAENMLCFLHHPEEELRSNQDPSLLDTLCTNSYLDVQKTARWFYQLVRAIWPALPQSHNWHLKLLPSRRSCQFQVTNGIEIFRIEMLFGVQIGNSDVFVSSEPKEDHTQNTTWPESYAVAEMKFFQHIARQAPPDSVHLRCLQFFTRLVLGFCFPTNTMKTLVMHLLNAVPVSRWRSRDLLQRLLDISDSLCLCVLAKRLNHFFVGNQRLPQDIRLPPDVQMARPYNLFYRLAEEPAEHNQAINDYQVLRTWFRRILLSEQ